A stretch of Brassica rapa cultivar Chiifu-401-42 chromosome A08, CAAS_Brap_v3.01, whole genome shotgun sequence DNA encodes these proteins:
- the WRKY11 gene encoding probable WRKY transcription factor 11, with product MAVDLMRFPKIDDQAAIEEAASQGLQSMEHLIRVLSNRPDKHNNVDCSEITDYTVSKFKTVISLLNRTGHARFRRGPVHSTAASPQKQQQSQIVKIAQTEAPIVSQPTRPAAVVATPSRIVHSNQPSLTLDFTKPTIFGSKSSEIVEFSKENFSVSLSSSCMSSGITGDGSVSKGSSIFLTSAPSQPVTSSGRPPLAAHPYRKKCLEHEHSLSGDFSGKISGSGCPCKRRRKNRMKRTVRVPAISSKIADIPPDEYSWRKYGQKPIKGSPHPRGYYKCSTFRGCPARKHVERALDDSTMLIVTYEGEHRHNQSAMQENVSSSGVNDLVFASA from the exons ATGGCCGTCGATCTTATGCGCTTTCCTAAGATAGATGATCAAGCGGCTATAGAGGAGGCTGCATCGCAAGGTTTACAGAGCATGGAGCATCTGATCCGTGTCCTCTCTAACCGCCCCGACAAACACAACAACGTCGACTGCTCTGAGATAACCGATTACACCGTTTCCAAATTCAAAACGGTTATTTCCCTCCTTAACCGTACAGGTCACGCCCGGTTCAGGCGCGGACCGGTTCACTCCACCGCGGCGTCTCCTCAGAAACAACAACAGAGTCAGATCGTGAAAATCGCTCAAACGGAGGCTCCGATAGTTTCTCAACCGACGAGACCAGCGGCGGTTGTTGCGACTCCGTCGAGGATAGTTCATTCGAATCAGCCGAGCTTAACACTCGACTTCACCAAACCTACCATCTTCGGATCCAAGAGCTCTGAGATTGTTGAATTCTCCAAGGAGAACTTCAGCGTCTCTTTAAGCTCGTCGTGCATGTCGTCGGGGATAACCGGCGACGGCAGCGTTTCAAAGGGATCCTCAATCTTCCTCACGTCTGCTCCGTCGCAGCCTGTCACTTCCTCCGGGAGGCCACCGTTAGCCGCTCATCCTTATAGAAAAAAATGCCTCGAGCACGAGCACTCGCTCTCGGGGGACTTTTCCGGCAAGATCTCCGGCTCTGGCTGCCCTTGCAAAAGACG TAGAAAAAATCGGATGAAGAGAACCGTGAGGGTGCCGGCGATAAGTTCAAAGATCGCCGATATTCCACCGGACGAGTATTCATGGAGGAAGTACGGTCAAAAACCGATCAAAGGCTCACCACACCCACG TGGCTACTACAAGTGCAGTACGTTTAGAGGGTGTCCAGCGAGAAAACATGTGGAACGAGCTTTGGATGATTCAACGATGCTTATTGTGACTTATGAAGGAGAGCACCGTCATAACCAGTCCGCGATGCAGGAGAATGTTTCTTCTTCAGGCGTTAATGATTTGGTGTTTGCTTCGGCATGA
- the LOC103834605 gene encoding exocyst complex component EXO70A1, giving the protein MAEPAMVERGIHSLITAANHLKSSLEKSKAIGVALERTGPRFDEIEQRLPSLEAAVRPIRADREALVAVGGHINRAVGPAAAVLKVFDAVHGLEKSLLSDPKNDLSGYLAVLKRLEEALRFLGENCGLAIQWLEDIVEYLEDHSVADEKYLSNLKKSLRGLREFQQEKARLDGGLRDAALDKLENEFRRLLKDNSVPLPMASPSPSLGEQACIAPSQLPVTVIHKLQAVLGRLRVNNRLEKCVSIYVEVRSSNVRASLQALDLDYLDISVTEFNDVQSIEGYISQWGNHLEFAVKHLFEAEFKLCNDVFERFGSNVWMDCFSKIAAQAGMLAFLQFGKTVTDSKKDPIKLLKLLDIFTSLNKLRGDFNRLFGGAACAEIQSFTRDLIKKLIDGAAEIFWELLVQVEIQKQIPPPSDGGLPRLVSFVTDYCNKLVGDKYKSTLTQVLLIHKSWRSERFQENQLTVEILRIIKMIEQNMDSWMKAYPDQTLAHFFGMNNHYHLYKSLKGTRIGDQLGDSWLKEHDQYKEYYATVFLRDTWGKLPSHLSREGLILFSGGHATARDLVKKRLKSFNDAFDEMYKKQSTWVVPEKDLRERVCQQIVQAVVPVYRSYMQNYGPLVEKDASSSKYVRYTVVALEKILSSLYIPRPMRYGSFKGTPPSEKLRNDVDLRRTTSAVV; this is encoded by the coding sequence ATGGCGGAACCTGCTATGGTGGAACGAGGGATACATAGCTTAATAACTGCAGCTAACCATTTGAAATCGAGTCTAGAGAAATCTAAAGCCATTGGTGTAGCTTTGGAGCGCACCGGTCCTAGATTTGATGAGATTGAGCAGAGACTACCTTCCCTTGAAGCCGCTGTAAGACCCATACGAGCAGACAGAGAAGCTCTCGTAGCTGTCGGTGGCCACATTAACCGAGCCGTTGGTCCAGCAGCTGCAGTCCTCAAGGTGTTCGACGCTGTCCACGGACTCGAGAAGTCTTTGCTATCAGACCCCAAGAACGATCTCTCCGGCTACTTAGCCGTATTAAAGCGGTTAGAGGAAGCCTTGAGGTTCCTAGGCGAGAACTGTGGGTTAGCTATCCAGTGGCTGGAGGACATAGTCGAGTATCTGGAAGACCACAGCGTTGCTGATGAGAAGTATCTTTCGAATCTGAAGAAGTCTTTGAGAGGTCTGAGAGAGTTTCAACAAGAGAAAGCTCGCCTTGACGGCGGGCTTAGGGACGCTGCTTTGGACAAGCTTGAGAACGAGTTCAGGAGGCTGTTGAAGGACAACAGCGTCCCACTTCCCATGGCGTCTCCGTCGCCGTCATTAGGAGAGCAAGCGTGCATTGCGCCGTCTCAGCTGCCTGTGACCGTAATCCACAAACTGCAAGCCGTTCTTGGAAGACTTAGAGTGAATAACAGACTCGAAAAGTGCGTTTCGATATACGTGGAAGTGAGGAGCTCTAACGTTAGAGCTAGTCTTCAAGCGCTTGACTTAGACTATCTAGACATATCAGTAACCGAGTTCAACGACGTGCAGAGCATAGAAGGGTATATATCTCAGTGGGGGAACCATCTAGAGTTTGCTGTTAAGCATCTTTTCGAAGCAGAGTTCAAGCTTTGCAACGATGTGTTTGAGAGATTCGGTTCAAATGTGTGGATGGATTGCTTCTCCAAGATCGCTGCTCAAGCGGGGATGCTGGCGTTTCTCCAGTTTGGTAAAACAGTTACCGATTCCAAGAAagatccaatcaagcttctgaaGCTGTTAGACATCTTCACTTCTTTAAACAAACTGAGGGGAGACTTTAACCGTCTCTTCGGCGgagcagcttgtgctgagatCCAAAGCTTCACTAGAGATCTCATCAAGAAGCTGATAGACGGCGCGGCGGAGATCTTCTGGGAGCTTCTGGTTCAGGTGGAGATTCAGAAGCAGATCCCGCCGCCTAGCGACGGCGGTCTGCCTAGGCTAGTCAGTTTTGTGACTGATTACTGCAATAAACTTGTAGGAGATAAGTACAAATCAACGCTCACTCAAGTTCTGCTCATACATAAGAGCTGGAGATCAGAGAGGTTTCAAGAGAATCAGCTAACGGTtgagattctaagaatcatcaaAATGATTGAGCAGAACATGGACTCGTGGATGAAAGCCTATCCGGATCAAACGCTAGCTCATTTCTTCGGTATGAACAATCATTACCATCTATACAAGAGCTTAAAGGGTACGAGGATTGGAGATCAGTTAGGAGACTCCTGGCTGAAGGAGCATGATCAGTACAAAGAGTATTACGCTACCGTCTTCCTTAGAGACACTTGGGGTAAGCTCCCAAGCCATTTGAGCAGGGAAGGGCTTATACTCTTCTCTGGCGGGCACGCCACGGCGCGTGATCTCGTCAAGAAGAGGCTGAAGTCTTTTAACGATGCGTTTGATGAGATGTATAAGAAGCAGTCCACGTGGGTCGTGCCTGAGAAAGATTTGAGGGAGAGGGTTTGTCAGCAGATAGTTCAAGCTGTTGTGCCGGTTTACAGAAGCTATATGCAGAACTATGGGCCGTTGGTTGAGAAAGACGCTAGTTCGAGCAAGTACGTGAGGTACACTGTGGTGGCTTTGGAGAAGATTCTCAGCTCTCTTTACATACCTAGGCCTATGAGATATGGGAGTTTTAAGGGTACACCGCCGAGTGAGAAACTCAGGAACGATGTTGATCTTAGACGCACTACTTCAGCTGTTGTATGA
- the LOC103834606 gene encoding uncharacterized protein LOC103834606 isoform X1: MEFLAGSTFEAGTAVQDKAAPAALFLTEESSRGGSGIGLRRCVKSLSEEISESSSSSVVVSGESSANEEEDGAVSSRGTWFGSTLEDSLPIKRGLSNHYLGKSKSFGNLMEASKAKDLEKVESPLNKRRRLLIANKLRRSSLSSFSIYSKTNNNLSSMPLLALQESDEEDHKCSYDNDDSSDDEISKLQEKRMKMTTNNRDFVVQTHSCLCLTSFQDDDR, encoded by the exons ATGGAGTTTCTGGCAGGTTCGACGTTTGAAGCTGGTACGGCGGTGCAGGATAAAGCTGCACCGGCGGCTCTGTTCTTGACGGAGGAATCTAGCCGCGGTGGAAGCGGGATCGGATTAAGGAGATGTGTTAAGTCTCTGTCGGAGGAGATATCAGAGAGTTCTTCATCATCTGTAGTCGTGTCGGGGGAAAGCAGCGCAAACGAGGAAGAGGACGGTGCCGTTTCGTCACGAGGAACATGGTTTGGTTCCACTCTTGAAGATTCTCTTCCTATTAA gagAGGGTTATCAAATCATTACCTAGGGAAATCAAAATCATTTGGGAATTTAATGGAAGCGAGCAAGGCCAAGGATCTAGAGAAAGTGGAGAGTCCGTTGAACAAGAGAAGGAGATTGCTTATTGCTAACAAGCTAAGGAGATCATCACTGTCTTCTTTTAGCATCTACTCCAAGACTAATAATAACCTTAGTTCCATGCCTTTACTTGCATTGCAAGAGTCTGATGAGGAGGATCACAAATGCAGTTATGATAATGATGATAGTAGTGATGATGAAATTAGTAAGTTGCAAGAGAAGAGGATGAAGATGACAACGAATAATAGAGATTTTGTGGTTCAAACTCATAGCTGCTTATGTTTAACTAGTTTTCAAGATGATGATCGATAA
- the LOC103834606 gene encoding uncharacterized protein LOC103834606 isoform X2 translates to MEFLAGSTFEAGTAVQDKAAPAALFLTEESSRGGSGIGLRRCVKSLSEEISESSSSSVVVSGESSANEEEDGAVSSRGTWRGLSNHYLGKSKSFGNLMEASKAKDLEKVESPLNKRRRLLIANKLRRSSLSSFSIYSKTNNNLSSMPLLALQESDEEDHKCSYDNDDSSDDEISKLQEKRMKMTTNNRDFVVQTHSCLCLTSFQDDDR, encoded by the exons ATGGAGTTTCTGGCAGGTTCGACGTTTGAAGCTGGTACGGCGGTGCAGGATAAAGCTGCACCGGCGGCTCTGTTCTTGACGGAGGAATCTAGCCGCGGTGGAAGCGGGATCGGATTAAGGAGATGTGTTAAGTCTCTGTCGGAGGAGATATCAGAGAGTTCTTCATCATCTGTAGTCGTGTCGGGGGAAAGCAGCGCAAACGAGGAAGAGGACGGTGCCGTTTCGTCACGAGGAACATG gagAGGGTTATCAAATCATTACCTAGGGAAATCAAAATCATTTGGGAATTTAATGGAAGCGAGCAAGGCCAAGGATCTAGAGAAAGTGGAGAGTCCGTTGAACAAGAGAAGGAGATTGCTTATTGCTAACAAGCTAAGGAGATCATCACTGTCTTCTTTTAGCATCTACTCCAAGACTAATAATAACCTTAGTTCCATGCCTTTACTTGCATTGCAAGAGTCTGATGAGGAGGATCACAAATGCAGTTATGATAATGATGATAGTAGTGATGATGAAATTAGTAAGTTGCAAGAGAAGAGGATGAAGATGACAACGAATAATAGAGATTTTGTGGTTCAAACTCATAGCTGCTTATGTTTAACTAGTTTTCAAGATGATGATCGATAA